The Rhineura floridana isolate rRhiFlo1 chromosome 10, rRhiFlo1.hap2, whole genome shotgun sequence genome includes a region encoding these proteins:
- the MALSU1 gene encoding mitochondrial assembly of ribosomal large subunit protein 1 — protein MWRAGRCLGALLELRSFETAGSSSRMRRLREVVIPAAAAAPSVLSCMRSLGLRRVGSCEVRDAEEGAGMEQESQGDDRVGQQEQRIRPDTGGAADQSGHVSSVFSIDNMVSLLRQESAKDICVIELPPEMKYSNYFIIVSGSSSRHLHAMAQYVVKMYKYLKTDSDSHVIIEGKDTDDWLCIDFGNIVVHFMLPETREIYELEKLWTLRSYDDQLAQIVPESLPDDFIFGLTSEEQ, from the exons ATGTGGCGAGCGGGGCGCTGCCTGGGGGCGCTGCTGGAGCTGAGGTCCTTCGAAACTGCTGGGAGCTCCTCAAGAATGAGGAGATTGCGGGAGGTTGTGATTCCAGCGGCCGCGGCGGCTCCCTCCGTCTTGTCGTGCATGAGGTCGTTAGGGTTGCGGAGAGTCGGCAGCTGTGAGGTGAGGGATGCAGAGGAGGGCGCCGGGATGGAGCAAGAATCGCAAGGAGATGATAGAGTTGGGCAGCAGGAGCAGCGCATTCGCCCAGATACTGGCGGAGCCGCGGATCAGTCGG GTCATGTTTCTTCAGTATTTAGCATTGACAACATGGTATCACTTTTGAGACAAGAAAGTGCCAAAGACATATGTGTTATTGAGTTGCCTCCAGAAATGAAATACAGCAATTATTTTATCATTGTCAGTGGATCCTCTTCAAGGCACCTCCACGCCATGGCCCAGTACGTGGTAAAAATG TACAAGTATTTGAAGACAGACTCTGATTCCCATGTTATAATTGAAGGAAAAGATACTGATGACTGGTTGTGCATAGATTTTG GCAATATTGTGGTCCATTTCATGTTGCCAGAAACACGTGAAATCTATGAGTTGGAAAAGCTGTGGACACTCCGATCTTACGATGATCAGTTGGCACAGATAGTGCCAGAATCCTTACCTGATGATTTCATATTTGGGCTAACTTCTGAAGAGCAATGA
- the GPNMB gene encoding transmembrane glycoprotein NMB isoform X1 has protein sequence MKWACLFFLLGYLLGAEGVLSAVATRQFRDVITRGRASSHNKFHRRLNGWSSDHNNWNDNLYPYWKEGDPRWKDCWKGGKVVASLTSDSPALVGSNVTFSVTLKFPRCQREDHDSNIIYDRNCINGSSDYADLPDLYVYNWTKWIDDCGWQNCTHNNSHNVFPDGRSFPHHDDWRRRNFVYVFHTLGQYYQKIGDSSASVSINTTYITPGKQIMEVSVYRRSYQSYFPVTTANVVYIITDTIPFYVNLSQKNDRNALDHIFIKDIPITFDVHIHDPSHYLNRSVISYSWNFGDGSGLFDSNSSVAMHTYTLLGNFTFNLSIQALIPVPCGPPTPLPPLPTPLPVTTQLPSNITPSFDSLIEQSTGQPPAEGCYITRSGLYKASLFIAEGILGINIIQMTSVQVAAAQAENSMVDFVVTCQGSLPTDACTIIADPACQVLQSEACDPVDITDECLLTIRRAFNESGTYCVNITLGDATSLALTSTLVSIIGVAGPFSRTAEGVLITCGFLVVFAVVVIFFLYKRYKEYKPIERKTGEEAGSEGLNVYFNNVKAVLFPANNEKHPLLKNNPGIV, from the exons AATTTCGAGATGTGATCACTCGAGGAAGAGCATCTTCTCATAACAAGTTCCATAGGAGGCTAAATGGCTGGTCTTCTGATCACAATAATTGGAATGACAACCTTTATCCCTACTGGAAAGAAGGAGACCCCAGATGGAAAGACTGCTGGAAAG GGGGAAAGGTTGTGGCCAGTTTGACCAGTGACAGTCCAGCTCTAGTAGGATCCAATGTGACCTTTAGTGTGACCTTGAAGTTTCCCAGATGTCAAAGAGAAGATCATGACAGCAATATAATATATGATAGAAACTGCATAAATG GTTCTTCAGATTATGCAGATCTTCCTGACCTGTATGTTTACAACTGGACTAAATGGATCGATGATTGTGGctggcaaaattgcacacataacAATAGCCACAATGTGTTCCCAGATGGCAGATCTTTCCCCCACCATGATGATTGGAGGAGAAGAAACTTTGTCTATGTATTTCACACACTTG GCCAGTATTATCAAAAGATAGGAGATTCTTCAGCTAGCGTGTCCATCAACACAACATATATAACTCCTGGCAAACAAATTATGGAAGTGTCAGTTTACAGGAGAAGTTATCAATCGTATTTTCCAGTAACTACAGCAAATGTTGTTTATATAATAACAG ATACAATCCCTTTCTATGTGAACCTGTCCCAGAAGAATGACCGCAATGCTTTGGACCATATTTTCATCAAGGATATCCCTATTACATTTGATGTCCACATTCATGATCCCAGCCACTATCTGAACCGCTCTGTTATTTCCTACAGCTGGAATTTTGGAGACGGCAGCGGCTTATTTGATTCCAACAGTTCTGTTGCAATGCACACGTATACGCTCCTGGGAAATTTCACCTTTAACTTGTCCATCCAGGCTCTTATACCTGTCCCTTGTGGGCCACCTACACCTCTTCCACCACTACCTACTCCCCTCCCAG TAACTACCCAGCTACCTTCTAATATAACTCCCAGCTTCGATAGTTTAATAGAGCAGTCGACAGGACAGCCTCCTGCTGAAGGATGCTATATTACTCGATCTGGACTTTATAAAGCGTCACTGTTCATTGCAG AGGGGATCCTTGGGATAAACATTATCCAAATGACAAGTGTCCAGGTGGCAGCTGCTCAGGCTGAAAACTCCATGGTTGATTTTGTGGTAACCTGTCAAGGGAG TCTTCCTACAGATGCCTGCACAATAATTGCTGACCCCGCATGCCAGGTCTTACAGAGCGAGGCATGTGACCCTGTTGACATCACTGATGAGTGCCTGctgaccataagaagagccttcaaTGAATCTGGTACCTATTGTGTAAATATTACACTGGGTGATGCAACAAGCCTGGCTCTCACAAGTACTCTGGTATCCATCATTGGAG TTGCAGGGCCATTTTCAAGGACTGCAGAAGGAGTTCTGATCACCTGTGGTTTCTTGGTGGTGTTTGCTGTTGTCGTGATTTTCTTCCTTTACAA GAGATATAAAGAATACAAACCTATTGAAAGGAAAACTGGAGAAGAGGCAGGTAGCGAAGGACTGAATGTCTACTTCAACAATGTCAAGGCTGTCCTCTTCCCAGCAAACAATGAGAAACATCCTCTGCTGAAAAACAACCCAGGAATTGTTTAA
- the GPNMB gene encoding transmembrane glycoprotein NMB isoform X2, with protein sequence MKWACLFFLLGYLLGAEGVLSAVATRQFRDVITRGRASSHNKFHRRLNGWSSDHNNWNDNLYPYWKEGDPRWKDCWKGGKVVASLTSDSPALVGSNVTFSVTLKFPRCQREDHDSNIIYDRNCINGSSDYADLPDLYVYNWTKWIDDCGWQNCTHNNSHNVFPDGRSFPHHDDWRRRNFVYVFHTLGQYYQKIGDSSASVSINTTYITPGKQIMEVSVYRRSYQSYFPVTTANVVYIITDTIPFYVNLSQKNDRNALDHIFIKDIPITFDVHIHDPSHYLNRSVISYSWNFGDGSGLFDSNSSVAMHTYTLLGNFTFNLSIQALIPVPCGPPTPLPPLPTPLPVTTQLPSNITPSFDSLIEQSTGQPPAEGCYITRSGLYKASLFIAEGILGINIIQMTSVQVAAAQAENSMVDFVVTCQGSLPTDACTIIADPACQVLQSEACDPVDITDECLLTIRRAFNESGTYCVNITLGDATSLALTSTLVSIIGVAGPFSRTAEGVLITCGFLVVFAVVVIFFLYKAWEIGWAETLLGLSSECHV encoded by the exons AATTTCGAGATGTGATCACTCGAGGAAGAGCATCTTCTCATAACAAGTTCCATAGGAGGCTAAATGGCTGGTCTTCTGATCACAATAATTGGAATGACAACCTTTATCCCTACTGGAAAGAAGGAGACCCCAGATGGAAAGACTGCTGGAAAG GGGGAAAGGTTGTGGCCAGTTTGACCAGTGACAGTCCAGCTCTAGTAGGATCCAATGTGACCTTTAGTGTGACCTTGAAGTTTCCCAGATGTCAAAGAGAAGATCATGACAGCAATATAATATATGATAGAAACTGCATAAATG GTTCTTCAGATTATGCAGATCTTCCTGACCTGTATGTTTACAACTGGACTAAATGGATCGATGATTGTGGctggcaaaattgcacacataacAATAGCCACAATGTGTTCCCAGATGGCAGATCTTTCCCCCACCATGATGATTGGAGGAGAAGAAACTTTGTCTATGTATTTCACACACTTG GCCAGTATTATCAAAAGATAGGAGATTCTTCAGCTAGCGTGTCCATCAACACAACATATATAACTCCTGGCAAACAAATTATGGAAGTGTCAGTTTACAGGAGAAGTTATCAATCGTATTTTCCAGTAACTACAGCAAATGTTGTTTATATAATAACAG ATACAATCCCTTTCTATGTGAACCTGTCCCAGAAGAATGACCGCAATGCTTTGGACCATATTTTCATCAAGGATATCCCTATTACATTTGATGTCCACATTCATGATCCCAGCCACTATCTGAACCGCTCTGTTATTTCCTACAGCTGGAATTTTGGAGACGGCAGCGGCTTATTTGATTCCAACAGTTCTGTTGCAATGCACACGTATACGCTCCTGGGAAATTTCACCTTTAACTTGTCCATCCAGGCTCTTATACCTGTCCCTTGTGGGCCACCTACACCTCTTCCACCACTACCTACTCCCCTCCCAG TAACTACCCAGCTACCTTCTAATATAACTCCCAGCTTCGATAGTTTAATAGAGCAGTCGACAGGACAGCCTCCTGCTGAAGGATGCTATATTACTCGATCTGGACTTTATAAAGCGTCACTGTTCATTGCAG AGGGGATCCTTGGGATAAACATTATCCAAATGACAAGTGTCCAGGTGGCAGCTGCTCAGGCTGAAAACTCCATGGTTGATTTTGTGGTAACCTGTCAAGGGAG TCTTCCTACAGATGCCTGCACAATAATTGCTGACCCCGCATGCCAGGTCTTACAGAGCGAGGCATGTGACCCTGTTGACATCACTGATGAGTGCCTGctgaccataagaagagccttcaaTGAATCTGGTACCTATTGTGTAAATATTACACTGGGTGATGCAACAAGCCTGGCTCTCACAAGTACTCTGGTATCCATCATTGGAG TTGCAGGGCCATTTTCAAGGACTGCAGAAGGAGTTCTGATCACCTGTGGTTTCTTGGTGGTGTTTGCTGTTGTCGTGATTTTCTTCCTTTACAA GGCCTGGGAGATAGGCTGGGCTGAAACTCTTCTAGGATTATCCAGTGAGTGTCATgtgtga